The following DNA comes from Microcella sp..
GCGTGTGACGGATGCTCCGCGCGAGCTCGCCGCACGTTCGAGCACGTCGACGCTCGCCGCGGGCGCCATCGGGTCTGCGCTGCCGTTGAGCAGCAGCAGCTCGACCGCACTGACGTCGCCGATCGGCTCGCGGTCGCCGAACGGGTACATGCCGCTGAACGCGACGACGCGGGATACCACGTCGGGATGCAGCAGCGCCGTCGCGAGGGCGATGTTGGCGCCGTTCGAGAAGCCCGCCGCGATCAGCTCGCGTCCCTCGAGCGCATACCGCGACCGCGCGGCGACCACGAAGGCGGCGAGCTCTGCGGCCCGCACGATGACGTCGTCGACGTCGAAGACGCCCTCGCCGAGGCGCCGGAACCATCGGTTCGCGAGGCCCTCGCGAACCCGGCCGCGCGGCGAGAGCACGGAGTGCGCGTCGGCCGTGGTGCCCTCGGTGAAGAGGTGGGGCTACTCGTCGAGGTTGACGACCCGAAGTCTACTCAAGCTGCGTGTGCACCGAGTTTGACTACTGACAGCGTGGGAGTGACGCCCCAGGGTTTGATGAAGGGAACGCTGACGAAACCCGCGATGACGTCATTCACGCTGGTACCTCCTCGAGATCGATATCGAAGTTTGCTCCGGTGTCCGCGCGAATCGCGTCGACGTTCTCGCCGTCGGCGAGCCGGCGCAGCACCAGGCCGTGGGGGGTCACGTCGAAGACCGCGCGGTCACTGATAATGCGATGCACCACGCCCTTGCCGGTCAGCGGTAGCGTGCACTCGGCCACGATCTTCGCGGTACCGTCTTTCGCGTTGTGTTCGGTCAGCACGATGACGCGGGGGACACCGGCGACGAGGTCCATTGCGCCGCCCATGCCCTTGACGAGCTTGCCGGGAATCATCCAGTTCGCCAGATCGCCCGAACCCGACACTTGCAGGGCGCCGAGAATGGCGAGAGCTACGTGACCACCGCGAATCATGCCAAATGAGGTTGCTGAGTCGAAGAACGACCCACCTGGCAAGATCGTCACCGTTTGCTTACCCGCATTGATAAGGTCGGCGTCTTCCTCGCCCGCCCACGGAAACGGGCCCATTCCGAGCAGCCCATTCTCGCTCTGAAGGGTCACCGTGGCTCCGGCGGGAACATGATTGGCGACCAGCGTCGGAATGCCAATGCCGAGGTTTACATACTGTCCATCACGCAGTTCTTCTGCGGCGATCGCCGCCATCTCGTTTCTCGTCCAAGCCATGTCAGCGGGCTCCCGCTTCGACATCCGAAGCATTGCGATGCCTTACGGTGCGTTGCTCGATAGGCTTCTCGCGAGGTGCGGCGACGACGACATGTTGCACGAAAATGCCAGGTGTATGAATCTCGTCGGGGTCGAGCCAGTCGTTCTCGACTATTTCGGTTTCGGCAACGGTAACGCGCCCGCACATAGCGGCGAGCGGATTGAAGTTGCGTGCTGTCTTGCGGTAGATCAGATTGCCTTCGGGGTCGGCGCGGTATGCCTTGACGAGCGCGACGTCGGCGACGATGCCGCGCTCGAGCAGAAAGTCAATACCGTCGAAAGTTGTGATGGGTTTGCCCTCGGCGACGAGTGTGCCCACTCCTGTGCGGGTGTAGAAGCCTGCGATGCCAACGCCTCCTGCGCGCATTCGTTCGGCGAGAGTCCCCTGAGGGGAGAACTCGACCTCGAGCTCACCTGAGATGAAATGCTCGGCAAACAACTTGTTCTCGCCGACGTAGCTCGAAATGACCTTGCGCACCTGTCTGCTTTCGATGAGCAACCCGAGGCCGACTCCATCGATCCCCATGTTGTTGCTCACGATCGTGAGGTCACGCACCCCTGTGTCGCGCAGGGCTTCGATCAGGTCGGTCGGGTTTCCGCTCATCCCGAACCCTCCGACTGCGATGGTTTGCCCGTCCATCACGATTGTGCGCAGAACTTCAATGGCTGAATTCCGAACCTTGTAGTTTCCCACGGAGCATCCCTCGCTAGTCCCTGACCGCACCAATTAGGTCGACCACATGGCGCATAGGCGTGACGCTAGGCGTAATTGAGTGGACGGATCAAGTTCCGCTCTCTATGTGGCGAGTGGGTTCGAATGCGTTCATAATGTGGACATGAAGGGTGACAATGCTCGCGCTGGAACTCAGGTGGTCGCTCGAATCAGCACCCTTTTGCGAGCCGTGAGTTCCCACGCTCCGAAGGCCCTGTCGACAACCGAGCTCGCGGCGACGACTGGTCTTACGCGCCCGACGACATATCGCCTTCTGGCCGCGCTAGCTGATGAAGGCTTTCTCGATAGACAGGGCATGGCGTGGGTACCGGGACCCGAACTGTACCTTCTTGGGACTGTCGCCACCGAACGGTATGACATCACTGAGTTGGCCCGCGAACACGTGCGTGACCTCGCCAGGTTGACAGGGGAGAGCGCCTTCTTTTCAGCGCGGAGAGGCTACGAGACAGTGTGCCTATTGCGCGAAGAGGGTAGTTTCCCGATTCGATCATTCGTATTGCATGAGGGGATCCGCCTCCCCTTGGGTGTCGCGAGCGCGGGTCTGGCGATTCTCGCTTTCATGACCGCAAGCGAGCGCCAAGCCTACCTTGATGGCATCGATCTCACTTCGGAGTGGGGCGAAGAACATGGACGCGAGGCTCTAGTGGCTCGGCTGAGGAAGGTTCGGGAGAGCGGGTGGTCGCTGAACCCTGGGCTTGTTGTCGAAGGTAGCTGGGGCATGGGAGCGGCCGTATTCGACAAGCGAGGTGAACCGGCGTGGGCGCTATCGCTGACGGGAATACAGCCGCGGTTTCGCCCTGACCGGCAGCGTGATCTTGGCAACGCTTTGCTGCAGCATGCTCATGCCCTCAGCCAAGCAGTCCGGGCGCGCAGAGTCCAAGCGTGAAATCCGAAGACTTCTCGTTTGATGACGTGAGTACGGTCACCCATACCCTGCCGAAGGGTCTCGATGAATCGAACGGCAACAATGTTCCGTAAGGCCACACCTAGAACTCGATATTCAACGACTGGTGGATGGCGGGGACGTGCAGTTGTGTCTGGGAGAGGAGCGGGCTAAGCTATTTCAATGTTGAAATGAAATTTGACGACGCGGGAAAGCGGCGAGCCACGGAATGCCCACAATATGGAGGGGCCCCTTATGACGGAGCTTCGAGACGTCGTATTCTGTTCGCCGGTGCGAACACCAGTCGGACGTTTCGGTGGCGCGTTGGCGACCCTTGATGCCCGAGCGCTGGCACGCACCGCGCTTACCGCGCTCGTCGAGCGTTCCGGTCTCGATGTCGATGCGGTCGACGGTGTCGTTATGGCCCAGAGCTACCCAACGATGGAGGCCCCGGCCATAGGGCGAGTTGCTGCTCTGGATGCCGGACTACCGGTCACCACAGCTGGTTATCAGCTCGACAGGAGGTGCGGATCGGGTCTTCAGGCCGTGTTGAACGCCGCGATGGAAATCCAGACCGGCGTGAGCGAGGTCGTCATTGCTGCAGGTGTGGAATCCATGAGCAACGCGCCTCTATACAGCGAACAGGGGCGACGGGGGGTAACCGGTCCTGGAATAATGCTCCATGACGCACTCGTGCGTGGACGGTTGACGGCAGGCGGCGAGAATTTTCCTACGCCTGATGGCAATATCGGAGGGGCTGAAGTTCTGCGGCGACTGTACGGCATAACTCGCGACTCGCAGGACGAATTCGCCCTTCGGTCACACCAGCGCGCCGTGTCAGCTCAATCCTCCGGTGCGTTCGCAGCGGAAATCATCCCCGTGACGGTGCCCGGACGGCGCGGCGACACGGTCGTCGATAGGGACGAGAACCCGCGCGCGGACGCCTCGCTGGAGGCACTCGAAGCGCTCACTCCGATCATGCGAAACAAAGAGCCTGACGCCACAGTGACGGCCGGGAATTCGAGCGCACAGAACGATGCCGCCGCCGCTGTCATCGTCACCACGCCCGCACGCGCCCTCGAGTTGGGTCTCGTTCCCATGCTCCGACTTCGATCGTGGGCGGTCAGTGGAGTTGAACCTGAGCTGTTTGGAATCGGTCCCGTCGCTGCGACGCGGCAGGCGCTACAGCGTGCAGGCGCCCGACTTGTTGACCTGGATATCATCGAACTAAATGAGGCCTTCGCGGTGCAGGCAATCGCTTGTCTGCAGGACTGGAATGTGGACGCTGAGGACCCACGGGTCAACCCACGTGGAAGCGGCATCTCCATCGGACATCCGATCGGCGCGACCGGAGTGCGAATCCTCGTCACACTCGCGCACGAAATGCGTGCACTGGATGCGACTCTCGCAGTCGAAACGATGTGTATCGGCGGCGGTCAGGGCTTGGCGGCAGTCTTCGAAAGGGTGTAGCGAGAAGAGTGAGTCGGAATCGCCCTCCGGAGATTCTTGTCGGCCGTATGGCGACCGAGTTAGTGGTGGTCTTGTGAACGATTCACTCCCAACGGTTCAATTGGCTGCTGCGTCGCCCTTCCCGGGCGGAGCTGGACAAGAGCCCTTGACTCTGTCAGGGCTGATGAGCGCCGCACGCGGCATAGTGCAGATAATCGCCTTTGCACGCTTGAGTTAGCGCGTTGCAGCAGAGTGACTCGAGACTGGATCTCACCAAACTCAGAGTCAGACACGGCACCGGGTCCACCCCGAGCATCGATCGGGAGTCGCCTCTCCACGTTCATTCGGCTCGCCCTGCAATGCACGCGAGCATTCTCCCGTTCTGAGGCACCGCAGTGAAGGCTCAGTCCGCCCAGCGGTAGAAGCCGCGACCGGACTTGCGGCCGAGGTGACCCTGCGCGACCAGCGAACGTAACAGCGCTGGTGGCTCGAATCGCGGGCCCAGAGTGCGCTCGAGGTACTCGGCGATCTCCAGCCGGACGTCGAGCCCCACAATGTCGGTGAGCCGTAGTGGCCCGACGGGAAATCCGTACCCGAGCACCATTCCGCGATCGATGTCTTCGGCGCTGGCGACCTTCTGCTCCAACATCCGAATCGCCTCGAGACCGATGGCGACCCCAAGGCGGCTGGTCGCAAACCCGGGTGCATCGGCCGCGATGACTTCCTGCTTTCCGAGCGCGAGCACCCAAGTCCGCGCCAACTCGATTGTGCGGTCGTCGGTGTGTTCACCTCGGATGAGCTCGACGAGTTTGCTGACCGGTACGGGGTTGAAAAAGTGCATACCAAGAAATCGTGTTGGCTCGCAGACCGCGTCCGCGAGTTCCGCGATGCTGATGCTGCTGGTGTTGGTCGCAACAACAGTTGTCGTCGGCACGCCGGCGGTTGCGTCGGCGAGAACCGAACGCTTCAGATCGATGTTCTCAGGTACCGCTTCAATGACTAGGTCGACAGCGCCGATTGCAGAGGCCCCGACCATCGTTGCGAGGCGAGCAAGCACGAGCGAAGGCGACTCCCGTAGCGTGTTCCGCTCGTGAGCAACCGACACAGACCGGACGACCGTGTCGACGCCGCGTTGCGTGGCCGCAGTGTCGACATCGCACAGAGTGACCGTCGAGCCGCTCACGAGAAATGCGTGCGCGATACCCGCACCCATTCGGCCAGCGCCGATGACCGCGACGCTCGGCGCCGACGTGGCCGATCGCTTGTCCTTAGCCGATGGTGTGGGCGACGCGAATTCGCTCATCCCGGTTCCCCCTTTCAGAAGACCGGAATGCCCTCGCGCGCTTCGCCCGCGAGGGCATTCCGTGTGGTGCAGTGGGCCTAGAAGGTGACGATCTCGCCATTCTCGACTCGGTAAAGCTGAAGCGTCGAGCTCATCTGTCCCTTGTCATCGAACGAGACCTCTCCGAACGCGGTGTTGTCGAACGAATTGCCCTTGATCTCTGCGGCGACCGCGGAGCGCTCGAGGTTGCCTGCTGCTTCGGCAGCTGCGGCCCAGACGAGCACGGCGGTATAAGCGAACGCCACCTCGTGGGTGGGCGGGTCGTCCGAAAACGCCTTGTATGCCTCGACGAGTCGCTGCGTACCGGGGTAGCTGACGAACGGCTCCTGGTCGAAAATGTACGCCTGCGTCGAGATTCCACCGTCAGCGGCACCGCCAGCTAGTTCAATAGCGGTCGGGGTGAGGGTCGTCGGCGCCATCGTGAAGGGCCCGTCGTATCCAGCGCTTCGCAACTGCGAAAGCATAGCCGGACCGCCCGTGTCAGACGAAGCGTTGACGATCAACACAAGGTCGGGGTCGGCGGCAATGACCTGCTCCATTTCGACTCTGAAGTCGGTCTGCTTCGGGTCGAACCGAATGATCAGCGAGGGTTCATTATCGAGCGCCGCGATGGTCGCCCCACCCTGGCTGTCGCCGTATACATCGTTTTGTTGCAGTACAACGACGTTCTCGTAGCCCTCGGCGTTGATGTAGTCAGCGATCGACTGCGCGGTGAGGTCATTATCTGCGTTGAGCCTGACGGCGTCGGGATTCACCGTGCCGGCCAGGATGTCCGGAGCGGCGGCGGTGATGGTGACGTCCATGACCCCTGCGCGGGCAAAGATCGGCTGCGAGGCGAGCGACACTGTGCTCAGGACCCCTTCGAAGACGACATCAATGTCCTCAGCGACGAGTTCCTGAGCCCGGTTGACCGCGACCGCCGCCGTTCCCTCGTCGTCGGCACTGATGAGTTCGATCTGGCGCCCGAGCACGCCACCCGAAGCGTTAACTTCGTCGATGCCGATTTGAACGCCAGCGAGAATGCGCTCTCCGGTGGGGCCGAGCGGGCCCGTCATCGAGAAGAGTGCTCCCGCGATGATCGGGTCTGCGTCGCCATTCGGCTCGGCAGGCGTTGCGTCGCTTGAGCAGCCGGCGATCAGCAGAGTAAAGGCCAGGGCTACTCCGAGCCCGACCTTGGTGTTTGAGGTTTTCACGGACACTCCTTCGTGTTGAGCGTGATGTGATTGCAGGTCTGGCCGTGCGCCAGATTGGTAGCATCATCCACCTGTTCGAAAGAAAGTTCAAGTGCAAAGTTTCTCAACTGAGGCCCCGATACATCATTGTTACCTTGCCTCTGGGTCTACATAGGTCGTACTCTTCGAAAAACAGTTAGATGGTGAAAGGATGCGCAATGGCGAGAATTCAGTCGGCCGCAGACGTCGCGGACATTGTCGAAGAGATCCGTTGGCAGGGCCTGTCGCCCGCCACCAAAGATGCAACAGTGCGCAGCACCCTGCATGTACTGGGCACGACTTTTCTCGGCCTCGATCGCGACATCAGTCAACGCGTGATGGCGTACGCCCGGCACTCGGCGCCCGGGAAGGCGACCATGATCGCTAGTGGTGCCACCATCGCACCGGGCGATGCCGCGATGGCGAACGCGACAGTGTGCCACGCAGACTTCCGCGACGATGCTCACGTCGACAGCCAATCGCATCCCGGCGTCACCGTCATCCCCGCGGCGCTGGCCGCGTTCGAGATGCTCGGTGAGCCTCTCCCCGCTGGACGGTTCGGCGAAGCCGTCGTCGCTGGCTATCAGGTGATCGGCCGGCTCGGCCGACTGGGTGCCAACTCCTCCACTCCGCGGGGTTTTCGGGCAAGCGCGATCTACACCGTCTTCGGGGCAGCGGTCGCGGCCGCAAAGATTCTCGGTCTTGACCGAGCCCAGCTTGAATCTGCGATCACGCTGTCAACGCACCTAGCGGCCGGATTGAACCAGCCCTATCTCGACGGCACGGACGACTGGATACTGCTTCCGGGGTTCGCCGCGAAGAACGGGCTCCTTGCTTCGCTTCTCGCGCGCGAGGGAATCGTGGGCGCGCCCCGCCTTCTCGAAGGCGAGATCGGCTTCTATCGTGCATACGGTGGGGTCGATCTCGCGGCCATCGTCGATCCCGATGAACCCGACTGGGAGATCGAGACGACACGACTTAAGACGGTCCTGACCTGCGGGTGGAATCAGGCAGCTGCGAACGCTCTGCTCCAAGCGGGTGTCGACTTCTCTAGCGTCGACACCATCGACATTTCGGTCAGCCCTGAGGCATTCGCGTTTCCCGGGGTTCACAACCAAGGCCCGTACGGGACGTATACAGCGGCGGTGCTGTCGATGGAGTTCGGGGTCGGTTCGCTGCTGCACGATGGGCGACTCGACGTGACGAGTTACCGCGACCTCGCGAATCCTGCACGCGTGGATGCGGCACACCGCGTCAACTTGAGCGCGTCTCCCGCGAATCGGGCCTACGACACTGTCATCGATGTTCACCATCGAAACGGTTCTGTGCAATCGCTGACCTCGACGGGCACCGAGGCGCGGTGGCTCCTGACTGTGCCCGAGGTCATCGAGTCCTTGAGGGGCAAGTTCGCCGTGAGCGGCCTTGACCCAGCGATCATCGATGAACTCGTCAACGTGATTCCGCCGGCGCTCGAAGGCACCGACCTCAGTTCGATCCTAGAAATCTTGGGGCGACCCTTGTGAGCATGTCCAGCGCTGCGGTACTGACGAGCACTCACGAGGGGGTGCTCACGATCACCATCAATCGGCCCGAGGTGCGCAACGCGATCGATTCTGCAGCAGCGGTAGGGATCGCCGCGGCGCTTGATCAGCTCGACCAGCGCGATGAGCTTCTCGTCGGCATCGTGACCGGTGCTGGCGGCACCTTTAGTGCTGGTGCCGATCTCGGCGCAAAGCTACGCGGTGAGTCGCCACGTGTACCGGGGCGGGGTTTCGCAGGGATCGTGCAGCGAAGCTCGCCGAAGCCGCTCATCGCGGCGGTCGAAGGGTATGCACTCGCCGGCGGGTTCGAGATCGCGCTCGCCTGCGACATCATCGTCGCTGCGCGGGGGGCGAAGTTCGGCCTGCCCGAGGTGAAGAGAGGGCTCGTGGCAACGGGAGGCGGTCTGTTGACGCTCGCTGAGCGAATTCCCTACCACGTGGCGATGCGCCTCGCGCTCACAGGCGACGTGATTGATGCGTCGCGTGCGGCCGACCTCGGCATCGTCTCCGACCTGACCGACGACGGTGCGGCACTGGAGGCCTCCCTCGATATCGCCCGTCAGATCGCGCGCAATGCGCCGCTCTCTGTTCGTGCGAGCAAGCACATCATGGTCGAAGCGAGAGACTGGCCCAAAGCGGAGGCGTTTGCGCGTCAGTTCGAGATTGCCGATGCGATCGCGCACAGCTACGACGCACGCGAGGGTGCCGCGGCATTCAAAGAGAAGCGCGAACCTCGATGGACCGGACGGTGAGGGTCCGCTAGTCCGCTTCGCCGATCGCGGCGGCGAGGTTCGCTGTACTGCCCGTCTCGAGAAGGTTGGTCATGGCTGCGTCGAGAACGTCGACTCGAGATTCGTCCAACCCCGATGACGCGTAATTGCGGTGAAGTGCCTCCAGCACTCGCCCCCTGGTGTCTAGTGAGAACGCTGGATTGTCGTTGCCGTCGGCCGAGAAACGAGTCGTTCCATCGGTGAGGTCGATCGCGACTTCCGTGGCGTAGCCAGGCAGGTCGCCGGTCGGTGTCACATCGACACGGCGTGCGACCTCGAGCAACTCGGGGTCTTCGAGGTCGTCGTATCCGCTGTGGTCGAGTGACCCTCGCACAAGTTGCAGTGCGGCTGCCCACGGCGCGCTCAGCAATGCGGCAGACCGGGAGGGAAACGGCCCGGCGCTTGCGACCCCCGGGTACTCTCCAGCGATCGTGCTCAGGCGAACACGTACGGCACTGACGTGGTCGGCCCGAACATTGAATTCACGAAGCTGGTGCACGAGCGACTGATTCCACCCGCAGGTGAGGGCCGCCTTCAGACGGGCTCGTTCGATCTCGAAACCACCATGTCCTGCAGGCCGGAGGTCCACTGGCAGAGTCTCGCCCGCGAAGGCGACGAAGACGCCCTCGGGCCCCTCCAACGCAAAGCGTGAACCCTCGACACCCTCAGCCGCGAGCATCGCCGACATGACCGCGTGGCGCGCGGCAAGCGCGGGGGCGAGAAACCATTCATCCGACCCGGCTAGGAACGGATGGGTTATGCCGGATGCTCCCTGCGCAGCGATCGCCAGGGCATGAACTTGCTGTTCTTGCGTCAGGCCCATGGCTAGTGCGGCCGCCAGAGTGCCTCCGAAAACGGTGTACACAGAGGGTGGACGGAAGCCGCGCGCGGTTGTTCGCTCGGCTGCGGGCCCACCGAGTCGTCCGATGAGCTCGTGACCGGCCACGACAGCTTCCGCATAACGACCGGGTGGAAGCGTACCTCCCATCGCCTCGGCCACAGCGAACACGGCCGGGATCACCACGACCCCGGGATGGGAGGAGCTCCCCGCATGGGTGTCTTCTCGAAAGTCAGAGTGTGCAGCAACCGCATTCGCAAACGCCGCACCCGCACAAGTGCCCGATCGCTTGCCATGCGCCACGATGGTCGCGGCGCTTCCCGATTCCCACTTCGCTGTGTACTCGACGGAGTCTCGCCCTATTGGGTTCTGCAGTCCCAGCCTCATGACTCCGAATACCTGGAGAGAGTTTCGCGCCACGGAGTCTCGCGTGGAGTCGGGGAGGCTTTTCGCCGAGATGTCGGCGAGGAGCTCCACCAACACTTCGGCGAGCGAATCAGACTTCGGTGCTCGTGTCATCGTGATCTCCTTCAGCGACGGTCGCCATCGACTCGTCTGAGAGATAGTTTAGGGGCAAATCGAGTTCGCAGTCATGGAAAGACATGCTGTTCAAATGCCTGCCTTGACAGCGATGCGTGCACTCCTTTACCTTTGAACAATTCTGACTACGTGGTCGATCGAGGAAGGCGAGCAATGCCTCTACAGCTGACCGGTCGCCAGCTAGCCTTTCGCGAAGAGCTTCGCGCCTTCTACACCGACAAGGTCGAGCCTGGCTGGCGCGAGCGATATGACTCGTTCGAGGACCTGGGCGCGTATCTTCGCGACTGGGAGCAGGTGCTCGCCTCGAGAGACTGGGCCGTCCCCACGTGGCCAGAAGAGTACGGTGGCCGTGGTGCCGACGCGGTCGAGCGGGCGATCTTCACTGAAGAAACTGCGCGGTTTGACGCGCCCGAGGGACTGAATCGTCTCGGAAAGAGGCTTGTCGCTCCGGTGCTGTGGCAGTTCGGCACCCCTGAGCAACAACAGCACCTCGCGCGCATCCGCACGGGTGACGAACTGTGGTGTCAGGGCTTCTCAGAACCGTCAGCCGGATCCGACCTCGTGAACATCCGCACGACAGCACAGCGCGTTTCGGACGAGTGGGTCATCAATGGCCGAAAGATCTGGACGAGCTTCGCACAGTTCGCCGACTGGATTATCTTGCTTGTCCGCACGGGGCCTGCAGACTCGCGCGCAGACGGAATCTCCGTGCTGCTCGTCGACCTTCTCACCCCAGGCATTGAGATCAGCCCGATCATCACCATGTCGGGCCATGCCGAGTTCAACGAGGTTTCCTTCAACGACGTCAGGGTCCCTGCCGCCAATCTCGTGGGTGAAGAAAACGCGGGTTGGTCCATCGTCCGGAGCGTCTTGCAGGACGAGAGGGGGGCCGATTACTGCTTGGCACGGTATTCCGACATTCGGCGCATCTTTGACGATGTCGTCTCGACGGCACGCGAGCTCCCGGCGGAGCACCGTGCAGTCGCGCACCTTGGCGCAGATTACGCACGCGTGTACGCCATTCAAGTGCTTGCATCCGACTTGCTCGAGCGTGGTCAGAATCGCACCGCTCCTGAAGGACTCGAGTCTCTCGTGAAGCTCTACACCACCGAGACGTGGCGCACGATGGGTGATGACCAGCTGCGTTGGTGGGGTGCACCCTACTTCACCGAGGGTCCCAAAGAACGCCTGCACGATCAGGCAGAATCTCGCCACTTCACCATTTCGGCTGGCACGAGTGAGATCCAGCGCAACTTGATCGCCAGTCGACTGCTCGAGTTGCCCAGCGGTCGCAAGAAGGTGGCGTGACATGCTCCTCACGACCTTGCTTGACGACCATCTCGATGCTGAGGCGGCAGACGTGCTCGGCTACTGGTCCGACTTGCTCGAGGAGATCGGTGGTCCTCGTCTTGGACCAGACGAAACGCCCGAGTTTCTCACGATGAGCCAGACACTTGCAGTCATTCGAGACCAAGGTTGGCTGGATTTCGCCCTCGACGGCGACACCCAATCCTTACTGTACTTCGAGGCCATCAAGCGACTTCACCGCCGCGACCTGCCCCTGCCCGTTCCGATCGTTGAGATCTGGAGCGCCATGCGGTTGCTCCGTCGACTCAATACCCCCCAGGCGAATGAAATCCTCGAGTCGTGTGTCGTCGGTGAGAGCATTCCGGTACTGGCAGTCGCCTCTGCGTTCGAGCCGGGAGACAGCGGCTGGGTTCCCTTCGGTGCCGATGTCACGGTGATTCTGGCGATCGACAGCCGTGACGGCCTCGACTTCGAAGCGATCAGGCCGGGCGTGGGTGACCGAGTGCCGGCCAACGACCCAGACCCCACTCTGGCGGCTGTAAAGGTCACCGGTGCTGGCGAATCGCTCGGAGGACTCGACGGACCGGAGAGCGATCGGTTCCGCGCCGAACTCCTTGTCGCACAGTCCGCTGCGATCGCTGGACAGTCACAAGCGTTGCTCGAGTCGACGATGGCCTACGTCAGCGCGCGAGAGCAGTTCGGGGTGCCAGTCGGCTCGTTCCAGGCACTTCGACACCGGTCCGCAGACCTCGCGACCGATGTCTATGCCGCCCAGCAGATGAGTATCCATGCCGCTGATCAACTCCCCACTCATGGCGAGCCGTCTGCGCTCGGCCACTTGGCGAAAGCCTTTGTGGGAAGCGCCGGACTGCGCATGGGGAGTGAAGCGATTCAGCTCCATGGCGGTATGGGATTCACCTGGGAAGGCGGGGTGCACTTCGGATTCAAGCGAATCCAGCATCATGCGATGACCGGACCCACGGTCGGCCAGTGCGAAGAATGGCTTGGTCGGTGGGCAGTGGATGCCCCCGCCACTCTGTGGGCAGGCGGCCTCGATGAGGCAGAAGGCGATGCAAGATGAACGAACAGGAAGACCACTCCTTGAACAACAGTATTGAGTTGAGCGACATCACGGCAATTATCGACCTGTTGAAAGCATCGGGCTGGCGTGAGGCGCGATTGCGGTTCGGCGACTTCGAGTTGCAGCTCTCGGATTCCGGAGTCGGGCTGGGCGTTGCGCAATCTGCCCCCGCACCAGTAGCGTCGACGACTCCCGCCGCTGTCTCTCCACCGACCGTCTCAGAGTCGTCGACGGCCGCCCCGATCACTGCTTCGGCACATGAGCACATCGTGCGGGCGAAGTCTCTTGGAGTGTTCTGGAGAGCTCCGCAGCCGGGGGCTCCCTCGTTCGTCGAGGTCGGGGACGAGGTTGAGCCCGACTCTCCACTGGCGATCGTTGAAGTCATGAAGATGATGACTCGCGTCGAGCCCGGCGTTCGGGGTACTGTCACCGGAATCCACGTCGAAAACGGCCAGGTCGTGGAATTCGATCAGCCGCTCCTCACTATTGCGATGCTCTGAGCGACTCAGTAATGACCCCCATCCATCGCCTACTTGTGGCCAACCGCGGCGAGATCGCTGTGCGAATCATCCGTGCGGCGTTCGACGAAGGAATCGAGACCGTCGCCGTCATCAGCGATGCCGATCGCGACTCGCTCGCGGCCAAAATGGCTGACCGCGCGGTCGTGATCGGACCAGCTCAAGCCAGTGCGAGCTACCTCTCTGTCGAAGCTGTCGTCAATGCGGCTATCGCGACTGGCTGCGACGCAGTTCACCCCGGATACGGTTTTTTGAGCGAGCGCCCAGAGCTGGCGCTCGCTTGTGACGAGAACGGGCTCACATGGGTCGGTCCCTCTGTCGATAGCTTGCGAAGGGGCGGTGACAAGTCCACCGCTCGCACCCTCGCAAAGTCACTCGGTATCCCAGTGGCCGAAGGCGTCGAGCCGTCCTCC
Coding sequences within:
- a CDS encoding acyl-CoA dehydrogenase family protein, with translation MLLTTLLDDHLDAEAADVLGYWSDLLEEIGGPRLGPDETPEFLTMSQTLAVIRDQGWLDFALDGDTQSLLYFEAIKRLHRRDLPLPVPIVEIWSAMRLLRRLNTPQANEILESCVVGESIPVLAVASAFEPGDSGWVPFGADVTVILAIDSRDGLDFEAIRPGVGDRVPANDPDPTLAAVKVTGAGESLGGLDGPESDRFRAELLVAQSAAIAGQSQALLESTMAYVSAREQFGVPVGSFQALRHRSADLATDVYAAQQMSIHAADQLPTHGEPSALGHLAKAFVGSAGLRMGSEAIQLHGGMGFTWEGGVHFGFKRIQHHAMTGPTVGQCEEWLGRWAVDAPATLWAGGLDEAEGDAR
- a CDS encoding acetyl-CoA carboxylase biotin carboxyl carrier protein translates to MNEQEDHSLNNSIELSDITAIIDLLKASGWREARLRFGDFELQLSDSGVGLGVAQSAPAPVASTTPAAVSPPTVSESSTAAPITASAHEHIVRAKSLGVFWRAPQPGAPSFVEVGDEVEPDSPLAIVEVMKMMTRVEPGVRGTVTGIHVENGQVVEFDQPLLTIAML